A DNA window from uncultured Methanoregula sp. contains the following coding sequences:
- a CDS encoding acyltransferase → MSITEKVAYLEGLRGIASFAVYLGHLFPLFIGISMISIAFGTWRSFSVCIFFVLSGFVLTSAFFSSGGQERLVSGAVRRYIRLLVPIAAVLFVIYIFICPGLNGLGNINAFGEMIYQMFWGVFFQSQTTFTSLENNYTGTLWTMTVEFIGSFIVFAFASLFGNLRNRWIFYMVAILVFLQTYFLAFILGMALADLYTGSSRENYRIKNTLSVVCIGGIGLFFGSYTFLIAGMGNLRSNIESMATAASSVLSFGYPSLFQQGIASITELLYIIGAFLLLLSLLNSQWFQTVLSAGIPVFLGKISFSLYLIHMAVIFIFSSVIFRLFFQQPSLVAGFFMTILTTPVLLGVSYLMYRYVDQPGIALSKWVYNRYFVVPSHEQVTQPGP, encoded by the coding sequence ATTTCCATAACAGAAAAAGTCGCATATCTGGAGGGATTGAGAGGAATAGCATCATTTGCCGTCTATCTCGGTCACCTGTTCCCGCTCTTCATCGGGATCTCCATGATAAGCATCGCATTTGGAACCTGGCGCAGTTTTTCCGTTTGTATTTTTTTTGTACTGAGTGGATTTGTCCTTACCAGTGCATTTTTCAGCTCAGGCGGGCAGGAACGGCTCGTATCAGGAGCGGTCAGGAGATATATCCGACTTCTCGTCCCCATCGCGGCGGTTCTTTTCGTGATTTACATCTTCATCTGTCCTGGATTGAACGGGCTTGGGAACATCAATGCGTTTGGAGAAATGATCTATCAGATGTTCTGGGGTGTGTTTTTCCAGAGCCAGACCACATTTACCTCTCTTGAAAACAATTATACGGGGACTCTGTGGACAATGACCGTCGAGTTCATCGGGAGTTTTATTGTCTTTGCCTTTGCCTCCCTGTTCGGAAACCTTCGTAACCGGTGGATATTCTATATGGTTGCCATTCTCGTATTCCTGCAAACGTATTTTCTGGCGTTTATCCTTGGAATGGCCCTTGCAGATTTGTATACCGGCTCATCCCGGGAGAATTACCGGATCAAAAACACCCTTTCTGTGGTATGTATCGGGGGTATCGGGCTGTTTTTTGGTTCCTATACATTCCTCATTGCCGGCATGGGGAATCTCCGTAGCAACATTGAGAGTATGGCAACGGCCGCCTCTTCCGTACTTTCGTTTGGATACCCTTCACTTTTTCAGCAGGGAATAGCATCGATAACCGAGCTCCTCTACATCATCGGTGCTTTTCTCCTCCTGCTCTCGCTTCTGAATTCGCAATGGTTCCAGACCGTTTTGTCTGCAGGCATACCGGTGTTTCTGGGGAAAATCTCGTTCTCCCTTTACCTGATCCACATGGCGGTAATTTTTATTTTTTCGTCAGTAATTTTCAGGCTGTTTTTCCAACAGCCCTCGCTTGTTGCAGGGTTTTTCATGACCATCCTCACAACACCGGTCCTGCTCGGTGTTTCCTACCTTATGTATAGATATGTTGATCAGCCGGGGATTGCACTCTCGAAATGGGTATATAACCGCTACTTTGTTGTACCATCACATGAGCAGGTTACGCAGCCCGGACCGTGA
- the nrdD gene encoding anaerobic ribonucleoside-triphosphate reductase, with translation MDWTAEQRTLAGRYKKLEDIPEKDRKFKCHTCHLIVDQNPCPNCGETHLEVMCPLDHCHCTHEIISGIEYCPLCGQAVCPECGSHDVVQVSRVTGYLQDVSGWNAGKQQELKDRMRYSVA, from the coding sequence ATGGATTGGACGGCGGAACAACGGACACTTGCTGGTAGATACAAGAAACTCGAGGATATTCCTGAAAAGGACCGTAAATTCAAGTGCCACACCTGCCACCTTATCGTTGACCAGAACCCCTGCCCCAACTGCGGGGAGACGCACCTGGAAGTGATGTGCCCGCTCGACCACTGCCACTGCACCCACGAGATCATCTCGGGCATCGAGTACTGTCCGCTCTGCGGCCAGGCTGTCTGTCCCGAATGCGGTTCGCACGATGTGGTGCAGGTCAGCCGGGTCACCGGGTACCTGCAGGACGTTTCCGGCTGGAATGCAGGCAAACAGCAGGAACTCAAAGACCGGATGCGCTACTCGGTTGCATGA
- a CDS encoding cysteine-rich small domain-containing protein, whose translation MRYYTDTNTLFIRGSFRAASTGICGGIRSVPAILYHTTDSAGNAGEDPDKILGRAASRAGLGSEYTGFLSPVPANQFCILQYDFITVFIAAGIRREPPAGSGGISIIVTSTEGFDDAALLEAIMIATEAKTEALRALDLPASGTPADGVIIACEGDTRHRAAGRDTAPGMRIGEAISYGLPEALRRHDAGIAAGRPAFFIFSRFRGGHWIEWVPEKCPYYPCHFPGQACDFCYCPFYPCRDESLGQWVESASGGKVWNCATCTLLHDTETAGYLKKYPGALLGELKLVSAAKKRD comes from the coding sequence ATGAGATATTATACCGATACCAATACTCTTTTCATCCGCGGATCGTTCCGCGCTGCAAGCACCGGCATCTGCGGGGGAATCCGTTCCGTACCGGCCATTCTTTACCACACAACGGATTCCGCAGGGAATGCCGGTGAAGATCCGGATAAGATCCTTGGGAGAGCAGCATCCCGGGCCGGTCTGGGATCCGAATATACCGGATTCCTGTCACCGGTTCCCGCAAACCAGTTCTGTATCCTTCAGTATGATTTCATCACGGTCTTTATCGCGGCCGGCATCCGCCGCGAGCCCCCGGCGGGATCGGGAGGCATCAGCATCATTGTCACGAGCACGGAAGGCTTCGATGACGCTGCGCTTCTGGAAGCCATCATGATCGCAACCGAGGCCAAGACGGAGGCTCTCCGGGCGCTCGACCTCCCCGCATCAGGAACGCCGGCGGATGGCGTGATCATTGCCTGCGAAGGCGACACCCGCCACCGGGCAGCCGGCCGGGATACTGCCCCGGGAATGAGAATCGGCGAGGCGATCAGCTACGGTCTTCCGGAAGCCCTTCGCCGGCACGATGCGGGAATTGCAGCCGGCCGGCCGGCGTTTTTCATCTTCAGCCGGTTCAGAGGAGGGCACTGGATCGAGTGGGTGCCGGAGAAATGCCCCTACTATCCCTGCCATTTCCCGGGCCAGGCCTGCGACTTCTGCTACTGCCCGTTTTACCCATGCAGGGACGAGAGCCTCGGGCAGTGGGTCGAGAGCGCCAGCGGGGGAAAAGTCTGGAACTGTGCAACCTGCACGCTCCTGCACGACACAGAGACCGCCGGTTATCTGAAAAAGTACCCGGGAGCACTGCTCGGGGAGCTGAAACTCGTTTCAGCAGCAAAAAAGAGAGATTAA
- a CDS encoding CorA family divalent cation transporter, which produces MHIAPWQDWDEMGRKERAGRLRQAVDGIFCEQVMGGLALLLIPILLLMDFTGLPPAFSSFLAILDVAIWFFFILEYACRLAVAEDRWGYVSSPWNILYLAILVVPAIALVIGSGYGIARYFRVLRVMQAVQILFLGGKTVSRHLERKISGQAGRQTGEKMQVRSLPLTASSPAWETVTIKSPATPLDHRGRWIDFSELNRSDFDTLSRITAVPAYTLDVKLREHAYTRAEIAGNLTTVFVKIPRLVQESGTGMAWRISWDGILAAYDRDGVMTFSRSKLAVPDKVIAAAGAEKIPLTGPGILYLIVREELGTLEGLILAAEEQLEYLEVQPMNRLPPNFLAMMYNDQKALSRIISGLLHTKTALEEIAENIVELSGKGTPEEGRLRALIDRCSLLANNAQHASDSFTWMVDFYLNTTSFSMNHVMKILAVLTALTMAPAIVGGLLGMNLAGNPWPATLVQMVTVVSLVMILTAWVYFNLGWLKHD; this is translated from the coding sequence ATGCACATTGCCCCATGGCAGGACTGGGATGAGATGGGCAGAAAGGAGCGGGCGGGCCGGTTGCGGCAGGCCGTGGATGGCATCTTCTGCGAGCAGGTGATGGGGGGCCTTGCACTCCTGCTCATCCCCATCCTGCTTCTCATGGATTTTACCGGACTTCCGCCGGCATTCTCGTCGTTCCTCGCCATCCTCGATGTGGCGATCTGGTTCTTCTTCATCCTGGAGTACGCGTGCCGGCTTGCCGTTGCAGAAGACCGGTGGGGGTACGTATCCTCGCCATGGAACATCCTGTACCTGGCCATCCTCGTGGTACCGGCCATTGCTCTCGTCATCGGTTCGGGATACGGCATTGCCCGGTATTTCCGGGTGCTCCGCGTCATGCAGGCGGTCCAGATCCTCTTTTTGGGCGGTAAGACCGTCAGCCGGCACCTGGAGAGAAAAATATCCGGCCAGGCCGGCAGGCAGACCGGGGAGAAGATGCAGGTCCGGTCCCTTCCCCTCACAGCATCGTCGCCGGCATGGGAGACCGTGACAATAAAGAGTCCTGCCACACCTCTCGATCACCGGGGCCGGTGGATCGATTTTTCAGAACTGAACCGATCCGACTTCGACACCCTCTCCAGGATCACCGCTGTTCCTGCCTACACGCTTGACGTGAAACTCCGGGAGCATGCCTACACCCGGGCGGAGATAGCCGGCAACCTGACCACGGTCTTTGTCAAGATCCCCCGGCTCGTGCAGGAGTCGGGTACCGGGATGGCGTGGCGGATCTCCTGGGACGGCATCCTGGCAGCCTATGACCGGGATGGCGTGATGACCTTCTCCCGCTCGAAGCTTGCGGTACCGGACAAGGTGATCGCCGCAGCCGGTGCCGAGAAGATCCCCCTCACCGGCCCCGGCATCCTCTATCTTATCGTCCGGGAAGAACTCGGCACGCTCGAAGGTCTTATCCTTGCAGCGGAGGAGCAGCTGGAATATCTCGAAGTGCAGCCGATGAACCGGCTCCCTCCGAATTTCCTTGCCATGATGTACAATGACCAGAAGGCGCTCTCCCGGATCATCTCCGGGCTTCTCCACACGAAGACAGCCCTTGAAGAGATCGCCGAGAACATCGTGGAGCTCTCCGGCAAAGGGACTCCGGAAGAGGGGCGGCTCCGCGCCCTGATCGACCGGTGTTCCCTGCTTGCAAATAATGCCCAGCATGCATCTGATTCCTTTACCTGGATGGTGGATTTTTATCTGAACACGACTTCATTCTCGATGAACCACGTGATGAAGATCCTTGCAGTCCTCACCGCACTCACCATGGCCCCGGCTATCGTCGGGGGGCTCCTTGGCATGAACCTGGCCGGCAACCCCTGGCCGGCAACGCTCGTGCAGATGGTCACGGTCGTGAGTCTTGTCATGATCCTGACCGCCTGGGTCTATTTCAATCTCGGCTGGCTGAAACACGATTAA
- a CDS encoding DUF1858 domain-containing protein codes for MSEITADSTIYDLLKAKPEATEALFKFGMGCVGCAIARGETIREAAEAHGIPLPELLKALDIKE; via the coding sequence ATGTCTGAAATAACCGCTGACAGTACCATCTATGATCTTCTCAAGGCCAAGCCCGAAGCCACGGAAGCCCTCTTCAAGTTCGGCATGGGCTGTGTCGGGTGTGCTATTGCAAGGGGCGAGACCATCCGGGAAGCTGCCGAAGCTCACGGTATCCCACTGCCCGAGCTCCTCAAGGCGCTTGACATCAAAGAGTAA
- a CDS encoding deoxyhypusine synthase, with protein MTRPCDEPVTQLHVKPGMTVNELVRAMGEAGAYNGGSLSRAADIYEQMLRDPETTRFFGLAGAMVPAGMGGIVSDLIRAKHIDVLVSTGANLTHDIIEAIGCRHFHGTAFCNDIELRHDEINRIYDVYLPNEAFEHFEEFMQGVFGELEPGSSISISGLLAHIGKHTKSGILHTAARNNVPVYNPAVQDSMIGLQYWLFSQTNKVTVDAFADMPALMDRCFNIKKAGAFLVGGGVPKNFILQSMLMTPNGFSYAVQLTGDRPDLGGLSGATLDEARSWGKITEEAQAVTVYGDATITLPVLVAAVMERLQHG; from the coding sequence ATGACACGTCCATGCGATGAACCGGTCACCCAGCTCCATGTCAAGCCGGGCATGACGGTCAACGAACTGGTCAGGGCCATGGGGGAGGCCGGGGCATACAACGGCGGATCCCTGTCCCGGGCAGCAGACATCTACGAACAGATGCTCCGGGATCCGGAGACCACCCGTTTCTTCGGCCTGGCCGGGGCCATGGTGCCTGCGGGGATGGGCGGGATCGTTTCCGATCTGATCCGGGCAAAGCACATCGATGTGCTCGTATCAACCGGCGCAAACCTCACCCACGATATCATAGAGGCGATCGGCTGCCGGCACTTCCACGGTACTGCCTTCTGCAATGACATCGAGCTCCGCCACGACGAGATCAACCGCATCTATGATGTGTATCTCCCCAACGAGGCGTTCGAGCATTTCGAGGAGTTCATGCAGGGCGTCTTCGGGGAACTCGAGCCCGGCAGTTCCATCTCCATATCAGGACTCCTTGCCCATATCGGGAAACACACGAAGTCCGGCATCCTGCACACCGCTGCCCGGAACAATGTACCGGTCTATAATCCCGCAGTGCAGGATTCGATGATCGGGCTCCAGTACTGGCTCTTCTCCCAGACAAACAAAGTGACGGTCGATGCATTTGCCGATATGCCGGCCCTTATGGACCGCTGCTTCAACATCAAGAAGGCCGGGGCGTTCCTGGTCGGGGGAGGCGTTCCGAAGAACTTCATCCTCCAGAGCATGCTCATGACCCCGAACGGATTCAGTTACGCGGTGCAGCTGACCGGCGACCGCCCGGATCTCGGCGGACTCTCGGGCGCAACGCTGGATGAGGCCCGGTCATGGGGCAAGATTACCGAGGAAGCCCAGGCAGTCACGGTGTATGGGGATGCAACGATCACGCTCCCGGTGCTGGTTGCTGCAGTAATGGAGCGGCTGCAGCATGGCTGA
- a CDS encoding nucleotide-binding protein: protein MDFSEAADRISRKVSKSGQTPDLQKIESKLRRLVQEFGVQPSEAERTVTNELAKEFNIPLGGSGGPAKTGSGTEERKIAEAASGEWVTIVGKVVSLSPPVSPAIAQSGIIADESGAIRFVAWAKASAPVMAEGTWYRIESAVVDEYRDIPNLKIHSGTTIKEIGEDRALIPAPAPIKDLRKGIASIRGKVVQEWDATHERMLQSGLIGDETGTVKFVIWKEPGKETLAVGAVYNVFYAQVDEFNGRLSLNLNPATVLQEEGDIPVSGGEAAFRGSVVHIAPGSGIIKRCPVEGCNRALSRQNYCPIHEIQPKFVYDLRIKGWLDDGIKTHSILLQRDAVEALTGINLDAAKEIAENNPLGMDEVFLQMREKVLGRYITCHGREIDGRLLVNRCENSRFESTEHTRLLNRAGGAS, encoded by the coding sequence ATGGATTTTTCCGAAGCAGCAGACAGAATCTCCCGAAAGGTTTCAAAAAGCGGACAGACGCCCGATCTCCAGAAGATCGAGAGCAAGCTCCGCCGGCTCGTGCAGGAATTCGGCGTCCAGCCCTCCGAGGCTGAGCGGACGGTGACAAACGAACTGGCAAAGGAGTTCAACATCCCCCTGGGAGGATCCGGTGGGCCGGCCAAAACCGGCAGCGGGACAGAAGAGCGGAAGATTGCAGAAGCCGCATCCGGCGAGTGGGTGACGATCGTGGGAAAGGTAGTCTCGCTCTCGCCGCCGGTCTCCCCCGCAATTGCCCAGAGCGGGATCATTGCCGATGAGTCCGGGGCGATCCGGTTCGTTGCCTGGGCCAAGGCGAGTGCACCGGTCATGGCCGAGGGAACCTGGTACCGGATCGAGTCGGCCGTTGTGGACGAGTACCGGGATATCCCGAACCTGAAGATCCACTCCGGCACAACCATAAAGGAGATCGGGGAAGACCGGGCTCTGATCCCGGCCCCGGCGCCAATAAAAGATCTGCGCAAGGGGATCGCCAGTATCCGGGGAAAGGTTGTCCAGGAATGGGATGCCACCCATGAGAGGATGCTCCAGTCGGGACTCATCGGCGACGAGACCGGGACGGTCAAGTTTGTCATCTGGAAAGAACCCGGCAAGGAGACCCTTGCGGTCGGGGCAGTCTATAATGTCTTTTACGCACAGGTCGACGAATTCAACGGGCGCCTCTCGCTGAACCTGAACCCAGCAACGGTCCTCCAGGAAGAAGGGGACATCCCCGTGAGCGGGGGGGAGGCAGCATTCCGGGGTTCGGTCGTGCATATCGCCCCGGGCTCCGGGATCATCAAACGGTGCCCGGTCGAGGGATGCAACCGCGCCCTCTCGCGCCAGAACTACTGCCCGATTCACGAGATTCAGCCCAAGTTCGTCTATGATCTGCGGATCAAGGGATGGCTCGATGACGGGATAAAAACCCACAGCATCCTGCTCCAGCGGGATGCCGTTGAAGCCCTGACAGGGATCAATCTCGATGCAGCAAAGGAGATAGCGGAGAACAACCCGCTGGGCATGGACGAGGTATTTCTTCAGATGCGCGAGAAAGTGCTTGGCCGGTACATCACCTGCCATGGCCGCGAGATCGATGGCCGCCTGCTCGTGAACAGATGCGAAAACTCGCGGTTTGAGAGCACGGAACACACCCGGCTGTTGAACCGGGCCGGGGGTGCATCATGA
- a CDS encoding DUF308 domain-containing protein — translation MEVEILTKGGLLARGIFALIIGILCFTLPVGMQAVFAYIIGIFLLIISIITGAISISESGKVHWGILILSIIGVVIALLMFVSPFMMFVALTILIAAWAIITGIAELVIAFSLKEMPFRVLLGVSGFFAVLFGILIGFAPIPGEGSLVLILLIGIYCLILGIISLITGLLMHKGEAIVAA, via the coding sequence ATGGAAGTGGAAATTCTCACAAAAGGCGGGCTGCTTGCCCGCGGTATCTTTGCATTGATCATCGGGATCCTCTGCTTCACGCTGCCGGTCGGGATGCAGGCCGTCTTTGCCTACATCATCGGGATATTCCTGTTGATCATCTCTATTATCACCGGTGCGATCTCCATCAGCGAGTCCGGCAAGGTTCACTGGGGGATACTCATCCTCTCGATCATCGGTGTCGTCATTGCCCTCCTCATGTTCGTATCGCCATTCATGATGTTCGTGGCCTTAACCATCCTGATAGCTGCCTGGGCGATCATAACCGGTATCGCCGAACTGGTCATCGCGTTCTCGCTCAAGGAGATGCCGTTCCGGGTCCTCCTGGGGGTCAGCGGGTTCTTCGCCGTGCTCTTCGGCATCCTGATCGGCTTTGCCCCGATCCCGGGAGAGGGATCGCTCGTCCTCATCCTGCTCATCGGAATCTACTGCCTGATCCTGGGTATCATCAGCCTCATCACCGGCCTTTTGATGCACAAGGGCGAGGCGATTGTAGCGGCCTGA
- a CDS encoding chemotaxis protein CheW, whose product MTTEPAERTAGAGGAQSPAKAVKKDGAIHVVVFALGSEQFAINLFDVREVVEYTTITKLPNVPSYIKGIIDLRGEITTIVDLRYRLNLPEAGLENQDNSRIIVLDSTVTRVKTGILVDDVTTVATFEESQVDYTSASMGSENSAILGIIKKKVKLQEREKNELIIWIDIKTLLEEEGR is encoded by the coding sequence ATGACTACGGAACCAGCAGAGAGAACAGCGGGGGCGGGTGGAGCACAGTCCCCGGCCAAAGCAGTAAAAAAGGACGGAGCCATTCATGTCGTGGTCTTTGCCCTGGGAAGCGAGCAGTTTGCCATCAACCTGTTCGATGTCAGGGAGGTTGTGGAGTACACAACCATAACAAAGCTTCCGAACGTGCCTTCCTATATCAAGGGGATCATCGATCTCCGGGGCGAGATCACCACGATCGTGGATCTCAGGTACCGGCTGAACCTGCCGGAAGCCGGCCTGGAGAACCAGGACAATTCACGCATCATTGTCCTGGACAGCACCGTCACCCGGGTCAAGACCGGCATCCTGGTCGATGACGTCACAACCGTTGCCACGTTCGAGGAGTCGCAGGTGGATTATACATCCGCATCCATGGGCAGCGAGAATTCCGCCATCCTCGGTATCATCAAAAAGAAAGTGAAGCTTCAGGAGAGAGAGAAGAACGAGCTGATCATCTGGATCGATATCAAAACTCTGCTGGAAGAGGAAGGGAGATAA
- a CDS encoding polyphosphate kinase 2 family protein, which produces MEIKGPDTKEYLRPFMVRTSKKVQLKKYKTGWAHNDFLKNLGEDKAKGLLTQMLEKDRTALAEAQELLAASKQYGLLIILQGMDTSGKDGTIRHVMSGVNPQGCAVHSFKVPSSEEHAHNFLWRYSRVLPERGMIGIFNRSYYEDVLVIRVHPERMEMLPKKIGPDNEGFWDARYKDINAFEKHLVRNGTVVLKFFLHISKDEQKQRILNRLDHPEKCWKFSADDLAERQYWNKYIRAYEAMISATSTDYAPWFIVPADYKWVARTFVAEAITAAIGGLRLEYPRLSTDQQRQLNEARRELELE; this is translated from the coding sequence ATGGAGATCAAAGGACCCGATACGAAAGAATACCTCAGGCCATTCATGGTCAGAACAAGCAAAAAGGTGCAGTTGAAAAAATACAAGACCGGATGGGCTCATAACGATTTTTTGAAAAACCTTGGGGAAGACAAGGCAAAAGGACTCCTTACCCAGATGCTTGAGAAAGACAGGACTGCTCTTGCTGAAGCCCAGGAGCTCCTGGCTGCATCGAAGCAGTACGGCCTGCTCATCATTCTTCAGGGTATGGATACTTCCGGGAAGGATGGCACGATCCGACACGTTATGTCCGGGGTGAACCCCCAGGGATGTGCCGTTCACAGTTTCAAGGTCCCGAGCAGCGAGGAGCATGCTCATAATTTTCTCTGGCGTTATTCTCGGGTTCTCCCTGAGAGAGGGATGATCGGTATTTTCAACCGCTCCTATTACGAGGATGTGCTGGTGATCAGGGTCCACCCGGAACGGATGGAAATGCTCCCCAAAAAGATAGGTCCGGATAACGAAGGGTTCTGGGATGCCCGGTACAAGGATATCAATGCCTTTGAAAAGCACCTGGTCAGGAACGGTACGGTCGTCCTCAAATTCTTCCTTCATATCTCAAAAGATGAACAGAAACAGCGGATTTTAAACCGTCTCGATCACCCGGAGAAATGCTGGAAATTCTCTGCCGACGATCTTGCCGAGAGGCAGTACTGGAACAAGTACATACGCGCATACGAGGCTATGATCTCGGCAACATCGACCGACTATGCCCCGTGGTTTATCGTGCCCGCGGACTACAAGTGGGTTGCCCGGACCTTTGTTGCTGAGGCGATTACTGCCGCGATTGGAGGACTTAGGCTCGAGTACCCGCGCCTCAGCACCGACCAGCAGAGGCAGCTCAATGAAGCACGGCGGGAACTTGAACTGGAATAG
- a CDS encoding MFS transporter gives MSEHSLSQKMSPKDLMIVIVISLGSFMAGLDATIVNIALPAIAKSFDVSTVAVSWVLNAYLIILVSLLLAASRLGDMKGYRNIFLGGFALFTLGSALCGLSPTLDILILSRMLQAIGGAVISALGAVMVTSYLSASLRGQALGIVAMFTMLGAALGPVIGGFLTSSFSWQYIFLVNLPVGIVAIILGMHFLPRRDPVDPEARMDHTGIVFVFVALGTLIFGLTTLEGAAPLTGVMALVVSAVFWVLFFLRERSTKAPLINLDLFSNRGYALQNINVMLIQMAMAGVMIIMPFYLELVKKIPAGDAGTILLALPIGMILTAPLSGKISDVIGTKKPIITGFALCTVALFFLSGISVHTSVGHIAIYLFLLGAGTGVAFSPLNSAVMGECPAKDRGSTSGLVKMMTNLGSSLGVATVMLVATAAAGPKLAHASVHSLAAADLAGAFDVTFLFCMALEVIGIILMLGVAAKEPSGESSEPGIGI, from the coding sequence ATGAGTGAACATTCTTTGTCCCAGAAAATGTCCCCCAAAGACCTGATGATAGTCATCGTCATCTCGCTTGGCTCGTTCATGGCAGGTCTCGACGCCACGATTGTCAACATCGCCCTCCCGGCGATTGCTAAATCGTTTGATGTATCAACGGTTGCCGTTTCCTGGGTACTCAATGCGTACCTGATCATCCTTGTCAGCCTGCTTCTCGCAGCATCCCGGCTTGGGGATATGAAAGGGTACCGGAATATTTTCCTCGGCGGGTTTGCCCTCTTTACGCTCGGCTCGGCGCTCTGCGGCCTTTCACCCACCCTGGATATCCTGATCCTCTCCCGCATGCTCCAGGCGATTGGCGGGGCGGTCATCTCGGCCCTCGGGGCGGTCATGGTCACCTCTTACCTATCGGCCTCCCTTCGCGGCCAGGCCCTCGGGATCGTTGCCATGTTCACCATGCTCGGGGCGGCCCTTGGCCCGGTTATCGGCGGATTTCTTACGAGCTCCTTCTCCTGGCAGTACATCTTCCTCGTGAACCTGCCGGTGGGGATAGTCGCAATCATTCTCGGCATGCACTTTCTTCCACGGCGCGACCCCGTTGATCCGGAAGCCCGGATGGATCACACCGGCATCGTGTTCGTTTTTGTCGCGCTCGGGACCCTCATCTTCGGGCTGACAACCCTTGAAGGGGCAGCTCCGCTCACGGGAGTAATGGCGCTCGTTGTCTCGGCAGTGTTCTGGGTCCTGTTCTTCTTACGGGAACGGAGCACAAAGGCGCCGCTCATCAACCTTGACCTCTTCTCAAACCGCGGGTACGCGCTCCAGAACATCAACGTGATGCTGATCCAGATGGCGATGGCAGGCGTCATGATCATCATGCCGTTCTACCTGGAACTGGTCAAAAAGATCCCCGCGGGCGATGCCGGGACCATCCTGCTCGCCCTGCCCATAGGCATGATCCTTACTGCGCCCCTCTCCGGCAAGATCTCGGATGTGATCGGCACGAAAAAACCGATCATCACCGGTTTTGCCCTCTGTACGGTTGCCCTCTTCTTCCTCTCCGGCATCTCTGTCCACACAAGCGTGGGGCATATCGCCATCTACCTCTTCCTGCTGGGAGCCGGCACCGGTGTTGCCTTCTCGCCGCTGAACAGTGCGGTGATGGGCGAGTGCCCGGCCAAGGACCGGGGGTCGACAAGCGGCCTGGTCAAGATGATGACCAACCTCGGGTCCTCGCTCGGGGTTGCAACGGTGATGCTCGTCGCAACGGCCGCGGCAGGACCAAAGCTCGCCCATGCCTCGGTGCATTCACTGGCGGCAGCGGATCTTGCCGGTGCATTCGATGTCACGTTCCTCTTCTGCATGGCGCTCGAAGTGATCGGCATCATCCTCATGCTCGGCGTTGCGGCAAAAGAGCCCTCGGGCGAGAGCAGCGAACCGGGAATCGGGATATGA
- the pyrF gene encoding orotidine-5'-phosphate decarboxylase gives MADLILALDATDKKRAIAIADACAPHIDAIKLGYPLILSSGLAIARDLEDFDLPLIADFKVADIPNTNRLIAEQVFDAGFASIICHGFTGKDSVQACVDVSLDYGGACFVVAEMSHPGATGFFHGGAAEKIAHLAMECGADGIIAPATRPERVRELRKIVGTRKILSPGVGAQGGDAAAIASVVDGIIVGRAIYEAADPGAAASGFAHIRSGK, from the coding sequence ATGGCTGACCTGATCCTTGCCCTCGATGCAACTGATAAGAAGAGAGCCATAGCGATTGCAGATGCCTGCGCTCCCCATATCGATGCAATAAAGCTCGGATACCCGCTCATCCTCTCCTCAGGGCTTGCCATTGCCCGGGATCTGGAGGATTTCGATCTCCCGCTCATCGCCGATTTCAAGGTGGCCGACATCCCTAATACCAACCGGCTCATTGCCGAACAGGTCTTCGATGCCGGGTTTGCCTCGATCATCTGCCATGGGTTCACCGGCAAAGACTCGGTCCAGGCCTGCGTGGATGTCTCGCTCGATTATGGGGGGGCCTGCTTTGTCGTGGCCGAGATGAGCCACCCGGGGGCAACCGGGTTCTTCCACGGGGGTGCAGCAGAAAAGATCGCCCACCTGGCCATGGAGTGCGGGGCCGACGGGATCATAGCGCCGGCCACCCGACCGGAGCGGGTGCGGGAACTCCGGAAGATCGTGGGAACCCGCAAGATCCTCTCTCCCGGGGTCGGTGCACAGGGAGGCGATGCGGCAGCGATCGCATCGGTTGTCGATGGCATCATCGTGGGCCGGGCAATCTACGAGGCCGCGGACCCGGGCGCAGCGGCCAGCGGGTTTGCCCATATAAGATCAGGGAAATAA